One part of the Ziziphus jujuba cultivar Dongzao chromosome 2, ASM3175591v1 genome encodes these proteins:
- the LOC107410572 gene encoding protein Asterix, giving the protein MSSHGNASNANDPRLPSAARPYVPQPVAPQDLPVDYSGFIAVMFGVAGVMFRYKLSSWLAIIFCAQSLANMRNIETDLKQVSMAMMFAVMGLVTNYLGPRPPTKS; this is encoded by the exons ATGTCGTCTCATGGGAACGCATCGAACGCCAACGATCCTCGGCTGCCATCGGCGGCGAGGCCCTACGTTCCGCAGCCGGTGGCTCCTCAGGATCTGCCCGTCGATTACTCCGGATTCATCGCCGTCATGTTCGGTGTTGCTGGTGTCATGTTCAGG TACAAGCTGAGCTCTTGGCTTGCCATCATATTCTGTGCCCAATCGCTTGCGAACATGAGAAACATCGAAACCGATCTAAAACAGGTCTCCATGGCCATGAT GTTTGCTGTTATGGGATTGGTGACAAACTACCTGGGGCCTCGGCCACCAACCAAAAGTTGA